The Desulfobotulus mexicanus genome window below encodes:
- a CDS encoding argininosuccinate synthase, translating to MSGVKKVVLAYSGGLDTSVILKWLIESYECEVIAFSADVGQEEELDFIEPKALKTGASKVYIDDLREEFVRDYVFPAFRANAMYEGEYLLGTSLARPLIAKRQMEIAKLEGADAVSHGATGKGNDQVRFELSYFSIDPHIRIIAPWREWDLTSRTALMAFAAKHDISVPNTPKKPYSTDRNMLHISYEGGVLEDPWQEATDEMYTMSVAPEKAPDTPEIIEITFRAGNPVAVNGEELSPARMLKTLNTLGGRNGIGRIDLVENRFVGMKSRGVYETPGGTVLRKAHMAMESITMDREVAHLRDSLIPKYAELVYNGFWFSPEMRLLQHMIDETQTVVNGVVRLKLYKGQCYVLGRKSDNSIYSEAFATFEDDRVYQQRDAEGFIRLNALRLRIQRLMQK from the coding sequence AGTGGTGTTAAAAAGGTGGTACTTGCCTATTCCGGTGGTCTGGATACTTCCGTTATCCTCAAATGGCTTATAGAAAGCTATGAATGTGAAGTCATCGCATTTTCTGCCGATGTGGGGCAGGAAGAAGAACTGGATTTCATTGAGCCGAAGGCTCTGAAAACCGGTGCATCCAAGGTCTACATAGATGATCTGCGGGAAGAGTTTGTACGGGATTATGTTTTTCCTGCATTCAGGGCCAATGCCATGTATGAAGGGGAGTATCTTCTGGGAACTTCCCTGGCCCGGCCCCTCATTGCCAAGCGGCAGATGGAAATTGCCAAGCTGGAAGGGGCGGATGCCGTCAGTCACGGAGCCACGGGTAAGGGCAATGATCAGGTGCGCTTTGAGTTGAGCTATTTCTCCATTGATCCCCACATCCGTATTATTGCTCCCTGGCGGGAATGGGATCTCACATCCCGCACGGCCCTCATGGCCTTTGCCGCAAAGCATGATATCTCTGTGCCCAACACCCCTAAAAAACCCTACAGCACAGACCGTAACATGCTGCACATCAGCTATGAAGGCGGTGTGCTGGAAGACCCATGGCAGGAAGCCACGGATGAGATGTACACCATGAGCGTGGCTCCGGAAAAAGCACCGGATACCCCTGAAATCATAGAAATCACCTTCCGTGCCGGAAACCCCGTTGCAGTCAATGGCGAGGAGCTTAGCCCCGCCCGTATGCTGAAAACCCTGAATACCCTTGGTGGACGCAACGGTATTGGCCGCATTGACCTTGTGGAAAACCGCTTTGTAGGCATGAAGTCCAGAGGCGTTTATGAAACACCCGGCGGCACTGTACTGCGCAAGGCCCACATGGCCATGGAATCCATCACCATGGACAGGGAGGTGGCCCATCTGCGTGACAGCCTCATCCCCAAATATGCGGAGCTGGTTTATAACGGCTTCTGGTTCTCTCCGGAAATGCGTCTTTTACAGCACATGATTGACGAAACCCAGACCGTGGTAAATGGTGTGGTGCGTCTCAAACTTTACAAAGGTCAATGCTATGTGCTGGGCCGGAAGTCCGATAACTCCATCTACTCCGAAGCCTTTGCCACCTTTGAAGATGACCGCGTTTACCAGCAGCGGGATGCGGAAGGCTTTATCCGGCTCAACGCCCTGCGCCTTCGTATTCAGCGGCTGATGCAGAAATAA